TAGCGGCGGGCGTGCTCTGGCTCCAGCCCTACGCGCGACAACAGCCACTCAACGCGCTTTTCCGCTTCCTGCCGACGGCAAATGTTGTGCACCAGCAGTGGTTCCATAATCGAGAAACCGACCGTCAAGCGAGGATCCAATGACGCATAGGGATCCTGAAAAATCAGCTGAATATCACGCCGCAGGTGCTGTAACGCGCCCCCTTTCAGTTGATGGATTCGCTGACCGTTAAAGATAATCTCGCCCCTCTGGCTTTCAACGAGCTGGAGCAACGCACGGCTGGTGGTGGATTTGCCGCATCCCGATTCGCCGACTAGCGAGAGCGTTTCGCCCGGCCAGAGATCGAAGCTGACGTTTTCTACCGCATGCACTTGTCGGGTCACGCGGTTCAATAAACCACTGCGAATAGGAAAACGCGTCACCAGATTGCTGACCTGTAAGATCGGTTCTGACTGCGCGGGAACGGTATCCTGCGGGACGTTATCTGCAATACGCCCCGAGTGTTGATCCAGCAGCGGAAATTTTTCTGGGAACAGTTGGCCGCGCATAGACCCTAACGCCGGTACCGCCGCCAGCAGCCCCTGCGTATACGGATGCTGCGGTGCAGTAAAGATCTGCCCAACGCTCCCCGCTTCGACGCTTTCCCCACGGTGCATAACCAGTACACGCTCGGCCATTTCCGCCACCACGCCCATGTCATGGGTGATGAAAATCACAGCCATTTCCATTTCACGCTGTAGCACACGGATAAGCTGTAGAATTTGCGCCTGAATGGTGACATCCAACGCAGTCGTCGGTTCATCGGCAATCAGCAATGAGGGCTTGCAGGAGAGCGCCATCGCAATCATCACCCGCTGGCGCATACCGCCAGAAAGCTGGTGGGGATAGCGATCCAGCACGTTGCGCGCTTCCGGTATTCTGACTAGATCCAGCATACGCAAGGTTTCTGCTCGCGCGGCGCGTCTGTCCATCCCCTGATGCAAACGAATCGACTCGGCAATCTGTTCACCGACGGGAAAAACCGGATTCAGCGACGTCATCGGCTCCTGGAAAATCATCGCCAGATCCGCACCGCGTAACGTACGCATCGCACGCTGACGGGCACCGCGGAGATCCAGCACCTGCCCATCGCGACGGCGAAATAGCATATCCCCTTGGTGAATCACGCCGCCCGCATGTTCAACCAACCGCATCAGCGCCAGCGACGTCACCGACTTACCCGATCCCGACTCTCCGACGATAGCCAACGTTTCGCCCCGATCGACAGAGAACGTCAAATTACGCACCGCATCTGTCCGCTGCCCCTGCTGCTCAAAATAGACACTCAGGTTGCGCACCTCCACCACCCGTTTTTCAGGCAAAACCAGCCCCGGAACAGGGGAAGATAGCGAGGCATAATGATCCTGTGTGGGCGACATGAACGGCGAATCTCCATATAAATGCGGCTGGAATCAGTGCAACGCGGTCAGGGACAAATTATCAGCGATTTTCGACTATATTTAGCGCAAGGTATGATGTAAAGCGGAAACTGAAATCGGCACGGTGAAAAATTTCTTTTTATAACATTAAGTTAATTGCCGTAAAGACAGGCCATCAGAGGCAATATGTCCTGCAAATCCGCCCACTGTTGCCCGAAATGGTTCAACTTATGGGCAGAAGGCCACTGTTTTACGCCATGACCCTGCCGCTCCGTGCCTAACGAGAATTCATGCGCCAAAAGCCCTATTCCTTGACCTGCCTACATTCACCCCCGTGACGAACTCTGACATAATTAATACTGGCATAGGAAACGGGTTTTCGCCTATGAACGGCGCGTTGCCGCAACACGATTCTTACTGATGAAATAAGCCATATTAATAAAATCAGTCGTATTGATGAAACACACTGTGGAGTGAAGATGGAAAGCGTTAACGCAGGTTTACTGACTCTTGAACAAGCTCTGGAAAACATGTTTTCTCAGGTTCCTTCTCTTACCGAGACAGAGCGCGTATCCCTGTTCGACGCCGCAGGACGGATCACCGCCCATGCGATTGCCTCTCCGATTAACGTCCCGCCTTTCGCCAATTCCGCGATGGATGGCTATGCCGTACGCTGCGCCGATTTGTCTGCTTCAACAACGCTGCCGCTGGCGGGTAAAGCCTTCGCTGGCGCGCCCTTCACTGGCGACTGGCCTGCCGGAACCTGCATTCGCATCATGACTGGTGCGCCAATTCCCGCAGGAGCCGATACGGTGATCATGCAGGAAGAAGCTGAAGTCAGCGAGGACGGTATCCGCTTTCCCCATGAGGTAAAACCCGGCCAGAATATTCGTCTGGCGGGAGAAGATATTCAGGCGGGTGCCAGCGTGTTACCCGTAGGCACCAAGCTGGGCGTGGCGGAGCTGCCGCTGCTGGCATCACTGGGGATTGCGCAGATTGACGTGGTGCGTCGCCTGAAAGTCGCGGTTTTTTCAACGGGTGATGAACTGCAACCCGTCGGCGAACCGCTGGCAGACGGTCAGATTTATGACACTAACCGTTTCGCCGTCCGTTTGATGCTAGAACAGTTGGGCTGCGAGATACATGATCTGGGGATTATCCGTGACGATCCGGCCGCGCTGCGCGCTGCGTTCCACGAGGCCGATCAACTTGCCGATCTGGTGATTAGCAGCGGCGGCGTTTCCGTTGGCGAGGCGGATTACACCAAGCAAATGCTGGATGAACTGGGCGATATCCACTTCTGGAAGCTGGCGATCAAACCCGGTAAACCTTTCGCCTTCGGCAAATTGCAACACGCCTGGTTCTGCGGCCTGCCGGGGAATCCGGTTTCTGCTGCGCTGACGTTCTATCAATTGGTTCAGCCACTGCTGGCCCGCCTGTCTGGCTATACGCAATGGCGCCTGCCGCCGCGTGTTCGCGTCAAAACTACCAGCGCACTGAAAAAGACACCGGGACGCACCGATTTCCAGCGCGGTATTTTCAGCCGCAACGCACAGGGTGAGCTGGAAGTCAGAACCACCGGGCATCAAGGTTCGCACGTTTTCAGCTCGTTCAGCCTCGGTAACTGCTTCATCGTACTGGAACAAGATCGCGGTCGCGTCGCCGCTGGCGAATGGGTTGAAATCGAACCCTTCAACACGCTGCTGGGGCACTGAGTATGTTGCCGGAGCTGAGCGATGAAGAGATGCTGCGCTACAACCGACAGATTGTGCTGCGCGGCTTTGATTTTGACGGACAGGAAAAACTAAAGGCATCACGCCTGCTGATTGTCGGGCTCGGTGGGCTAGGCTGTGCCGCCGCACAGTATCTGGCCGCGGCGGGCGTCGGCCATTTAACGCTGCTGGATTTTGATACCGTCTCTCTGTCTAACCTGCAACGCCAGATTCTGCACCGCGATGCCCGTATCGGAATGGCGAAGGTTGAATCGGCACGTCTGACGCTATCCGACATGAATCCGCATCTTTCGTTCGATACCATTGATGGCGATCTTGATGACGAGGCGTTGAGCAAACTGGTCAGCCACCACGATGCCGTGCTGGACTGTACCGACAACGTCGCCATTCGCAACCGCCTAAACCGTATTGGCTTTCAGCTCAAGAAGCCGCTGATCTCTGGGGCGGCAATTCGGATGGAAGGCCAAATCAGCGTCTTTACCTATCAACCCGATGAACCTTGCTATCATTGTCTCAGCCGTCTGTTCGGTGCCAATGCGCTGACCTGCGTCGAGGCAGGCGTGATGTCGCCGCTGGTGGGCACCATCGGCAGTTTGCAGGCGATGGAAGCCATTAAGCTGCTGACCGGTTACGGCAGGCTGGCGACAGGCCGACTGCTGATGTTCGATGCGATGACGCTGCAATTTCGCGAAATGATGCTGCCGAAAAACCCGCACTGCGACGTCTGCGGCGGAGCGGGCTGACAAAGGAAAGATTGGCATCCGGCACGATAAGCCATTGAATACGGCTAAAATCAGTGACACAGTATCAAGGCAAATCATCACGTAAACTGAGGAACACACCATGAGTAATGCTTTTTTGCAGTCAATCAAGGCTCGTCGTTCAATCTATGCCATCGGCAATACGTTACCGATATCAGAAGATCAGGTTACCGCCCTCATTACCGAAGCCGTTAATGAAAGCCCCTCCTCTTTTAATTCACAAAGCTCACGCGTTGTGATTCTGTTCGGCGAGCAGCATCACAAACTGTGGGATATTGTTAAGCAGCAGTTGAAGAAAATTGTACCGGCGGACGCTTTTGCCCCGACAGAAAATAAACTGGCTTCCTTTGCCGCTGGCGCAGGTACTGTCTTGTTCTTTGAAGACACCGCCGTGATTGAAGCGCTACAGGAAAAATTCGCGCTTTATGCCGATAACTTCCCGGTCTGGTCTGAACATTCAACCGGTATTGCTCAGTTTGCCGTGTGGTCTACGCTGGCGCAGGAAAGAATTGGCGCCACCCTCCAGCACTACAATCCCCTGATCGACGATGATGTTAAAGTACAGTGGGATTTGCCAGCCAGTTGGAAGCTGCGTGCTCAAATGCCATTTGGCTCAATCGAGCAACCAGCCGGTGAGAAAACCTATATTTCCTTTGAAGAACGTTTCCGCGTATTTAAATAATCCGCTGACTCATTCTTTATCAACAAACAGGGACACCGCGCGGTGTCCCTGTTTGTTTTCGCCCCTATTTACGGCATCAACAAGGTGGCGCAAAAACCTGAATTGCCTTTTCTCTGATCCCGAATACCGCTGGCGTTTTGCCAATCAGCTCGCCGTCGGCATTGATATCGTGCGGCTTCGAGGTACTCAACGTCAGTTGTCTGGCAGAAAAGACGCGGACTTTGCGCCAGCGACCGTGCGTTCCCTTTCGGATAAAGGGGATCAGTGCCACCATTTCCCACCAGTGAGACACCTCCAGGCTATACACATCCAACCGACCATCATCGGGCGCGGCACTGTCCGCCACCGCCATGCCGCCGCCGTAGAAACGTCCATTACCCACCGACACCTGTACCGTTCTCACTCGCTCTTTGATGCCGTCATGCTCAATCTCCACGCGAAAAGGACGGCTTTGTTTCAAAAGCTTGAAGGCCGCCAGCGCATAGCCCAATGTGCCCCACCGTTTCTTGGATTTCGCTGACAGCCCGCGCGCCAGTGCTGCTGAAAACCCAATACTCGAGACGTTAAAGAACAGATGCCCGTTAACCTCACCCAAATCAACAACACGCCGCTGCCCGCTAGCGATAACCTGCACAGCCTGCCGAATCTCTCTGGGGATCCCCACTGTACGGGCAAAGTCATTCGCCGTCCCTAATGGCAGCACGCCCAGCGGCAAACCGGTATCGACCAGGCCCCGCGCGGCTGAATTCAGCGTACCATCGCCACCGCCGATAATGACAAAGTCCACCCGATCCGCATACGCACGTATAATATCACTGCATGAACCCGTCTCTTTTTCATCCGGTTCGACGATGCTGATATGGCTTTGCTGTAATAATTCTTTCACATAGCGTGCTGAGGAATCACCGTTCCGCGCTTGTTTATTAATCAATAAAAGCGCTGTTGGGCCTGATTCCTTCGCTGCTGAATAATGGCTCATGGTCATCCACCCAACGTTATAGTTTGATTAAATCTAACCATAGGGATAATCAAACCGACAAGGGAGCTTTAACAAGCCCACAATAAAATACAAAACATTACGTTCCGGCAGCCTGCTGCTAATACTTCCACACCGGAACCACTATACTGAATCTCACAGACGAGCCATTTTTATCCAACGATACAACGTCCCCCATTTGGCGCTACAACGTAATTTCAGTAAAATATGAATTCTAATTTTTTAGGTGAAACAGTGACTTGCTCACCTATCTCATCAATGATTCTCTGGGGAGATTACTTTGCAGACTGGATTCATCAATAACGCACGCTGGCTGGATAAAACACGCGCAATCATAATACTCGGTGCCATGCTGCTCACCGCCTTTCTGGTGATCAGTTTGACCAGCTATGAAGTGGCTAAAGAATCACTGGAAGAAGAGATTGAAGAAAATACCCTGCCGCTCACCAGTGATAATGTCTATTCTGAAATCCAGCAGGATTTGTTAAAACCTATCTTTATTTCCTCCCTAATGGCGCACGATACCTTTTTGCGCGACTGGGTACTAAAAAATGAAAGCGATCCGCAGGCCCTATTCCGCTATCTGAAGGAGATCGATCGCCGCTTCAACACCGTATTTTCTTTTTTCATCTCTGACAAAACGGGGCTTTATTACGATCAGCAACGCATCCTAAAAACTGTCTCGGAATCGTCCCCCGACGATCAATGGTATTTCCAGCACAAAGCGCTATCGGATAACATGCCCTACGTTGTCGATCTCCGCGTCGATCCTGAAGAACGCACGCGTCTGGACATCTTTATTAACCATAAAGTCATGGATTATGAAGACAATTTTATTGGCATTACCGGCGTGGGCATCCCAGTTGAGCGTGTTAAGCACCTGATTGAAAAATACGAACAGCGCTATAACCGGACAATCTATTTCATTGATAAAGAAGGCAACATTACGTTACATGGAGAACGCTACACGCGCACGCTGCAAATTCAAGCACAGCAAGGGCTGACTCGGATCGCGACCGCGATTTTGACTGCCCCTGGCGGCGCTTATGAATATGAGTCAAATGGGAAACATATTTTCCTCAACACCCGTTTAATCCCTGAATTCGGCTGGTATTTGATGGTTGAGCAAACCAGTCACCCTAGTGAGAAGCGGCTGTTCACCACGCTGCTTAAAAATCTGGGTATCAGCACATTCATCAGCATCCTCTTCCTGTTCCTGCTATGGTTGACCATTGGCGGATATCAACGCCGTCTGGAACAGATGGCAACGACCGATAAATTAACAAGTCTAATGAACCGTCAGGCATTTGATTATTTATTTCACCGTCTCAGTAAGAAAAATGCCTTACAGCACAAGCCACTCTCCATTATTCTGATTGATATTGATCACTTCAAAAAAATCAATGACAAGTACGGCCACAACGTTGGGGATCTGGTTTTAAAAGAGGTTTCCGCCATCCTATCGGCCAATACCCGCTCCAGCGATCAATCCTGTCGTTGGGGAGGAGAAGAGTTCGTCATTTTGCTCGACGATTGCGATCTCAACGCCGCACAACAGCGCGCCGAGGCCCTGCGTCAGAGTATTGAAATCACGCATCTTCCCTACCGTGAAGGAAGAATTCAGGTGACAGCCAGCTGCGGCGTTGCTGAATATCGGGCGGGCGAAACGCTAAACATGCTGATTAACCGCGCCGATATCGCGCTCTATCAGGCAAAACAGCAAGGGCGTAATCAGGTGGTCAGTGCCGCGCAATAGCGCGGCATCAATAAAAAGGCAACGGGGAGCTTTATGTCTCCCCGTTATTTCATCATAAATCGTCAAACAGGCTTTTCAGCCATTAAATGCCATCATCTTTTGTCTGCACCCAAAACGCATGCACCAACCCAGGAAAATAACCTAACAGCGTCAGAATAATATTCAGAATAAATACCCCACCGATGCCTTTCCCCAGTAACACACCCAACGGTGGCAGAAGAATAGTCAGTACAATACGCCAAAATCCCATATCAACCTCCGTAACGTGATGATTCCTTATGAAAGTAGTTCAGCACATGGGGTTTGTCAGTACGGGACGAGATGATTGAGAGTAATCTTTACTACACTCAGATCAGCATTAAATAATATCCTTTTGTTCCTATAGATAAATAAAGGCTAATTCACACTTGGCTTTTTTATTACGCGAACATATTAACCTTTACGGCTTTATCCTGAAAACGAAGCAACGCATCAGCAGCGCGTTGCAGGCCTTCTGCGCTCGCCCTTTCATTACGCGATAGTGCTCCATCAATTCCTTCCTGAATTTTGGAGAACACGTTCATAGGCTGGCGCGATGAAACGGGTGCGGTGCCATCGTAAACGACTTTAGACAACGCGGTAGGGGCCATGAAACCCAACAATGATGACGATTCGTCGAGATCCATCTGTCCACTTTGGATCAGGCTATTTACGGCTTCGGTTAACGCTTGTGGCGTCATATTCGTGAAATCGTATTTCTTAACCTGAGTAGCGGAGGTGGCAGCGTTATTTGCACTCGTTTCCTGCGTTTTTTCAGCTAAAACAGCAGCAAACGAGGCTTGATTACCAACCTGAGCCGTTGAGTTAGCGATCGAAGCACGATGCGCAAAAAGGCCATTCTCTCCAGTCTCAATTTTCATATTCTTCCCTCCCAGTCGTTATGAATATGCACTGCATCCAAGCAAACGATATGTCAGCGCCTTCAGTATAGGATTCTCGATGAAAATGTCCCTATTTGATTGGAGGAATAGCGCCGTAAACGTCAACTTGCTCACATGTTCAGCGACATAAAAACGCCCTCCTCGCTCAGTTTATGTGTACCTGAACGCATGGCTGGTATAATAAATACTCATACCTAGCGCCAACTTACAGAGGATCAATCATGAAAAAGCGAGCCATTGCTCTTTTTGCTCTACAGCCCATCACGCAAGCCGCCGCCACAGATTGTGGCAACGCCAACACGCAGTTGGAGATGAACCAGTGTGCTGCTGATGAATATAAAAAAGTGGATGGCGAGCTTAATCGGCTGTATCAGGATGTCGTAAAACGCCTGGTGATTGAAGAACACAAGGCGTTGCTCAAGTCAGCGCAGAGAAAATGGATCGCGTACCGCAACGCTGACTGTGAGTTTCAGACCTTCCCGACAACCGGAGGCTCGGTGCATGGCATGGTGTATTCCCAGTGCCTGACGCAGAAAACCGCCGAGCGCGTAGAAGAATTCAAAAGCATGCTACGTTGTGAAGAAGGGGATTTAAGCTGTCCGCTTTAAGCCACTGCCAAGTGTGGAAAGCGTCACAGACTCAATGCGGGGTAAGTGTTTGAATAGCGGTGGAGAGACGGGGCGATTTGCCCCCCGGTAGCGTTGCTCTACTCCCGTTTTCGAGACGGATTCGGTCAGTCGCTCCAGCATCTCTCTGTTAGCAGTTGCCATGATGCCTACTTTTACGGCATGTTAACAGCACCCGCCCTCGCCTTTAAATTCAAGTGACGACTGAACGAGCAATAACAATGATTAAATGGCCGTGGAAAAACACTCAACCTCAGGTGCAGACGCTTGAACACTGGCACGCTGCCATTTCTATCCCGCTTCTCGCGCCGTTGAGCGATGAAGAGCGCCAGCAGTTGGTCGCTCTTGCCGATCAGTTTCTGAAGCAAAAGCGCCTGATTCCGTTGCAGGAGTTGGTGTTGACGGACATCATGCGGCAGCGCATCGCCCTGCTGTTTTCCCTGCCAGTGCTGTCGCTGGGAATGGATGCGCTGGATGGCTTCCATGAAGTTCTGATTTACCCCGGCCCGTTTATTGTTGAAGAAGAGTGGCAGGATGACATCGGGCTCGTGCATAAGGGGAAAATGGTGCAATCCGGCCAAAGCTGGGATCAGGGACCGATTGTCCTCAACTGGCAGGAAGTGCAGGATTCCTTCGACCTCTCCGGGTTCAACCTCATCATTCATGAAGTCGCGCACAAGCTGGACATCCGCAGCAGCGGCGAAGCGACGGGCGTCCCCCTTATCCCTCTGCGCGAGATTGCTGCGTGGGAACAGCATCTACACGGCGCGATGGATGCCATGCAGGAAGAAATCGATCTGGTGGGCGAAGATGCCGCCAGCATGGATCCCTACGCCGTCCACGATCCGGCAGAGTGCTTTGCGGTGCTCTCGGAATACTTCTTCAGCGCCCCCGAACTTCTCGACGCGCGTTTCTCCGAGCTGTACCGCTGCTTCCAAAAGTTCTATCAGCAAGATCCGCTCACCCGTCTAAAAAACTGGCAAAGCAGTACCCATTACCGTGCTCCATCCATTTACTAACCGATAAAAAAACAGCGAATTGTACACAGCCTAAACAGTCAGACGATAAAGCTGATTTTGCCGTTGACAGTACCGCGGGTGGCGGATATCATGCGCCCCGTTCACACGATTCCTCTGTAGTTCAGTCGGTAGAACGGCGGACTGTTAATCCGTATGTCACTGGTTCGAGTCCAGTCAGAGGAGCCAAATTCCTGTTTTCATGCCGCTTTGCGAATCCCTATGTGATTCTGATTCAATAAGTTAGCATGAAAAGTCTTCCCGATGCATTTTCAGTTTTCTCTCCGCATCGGGAGAATTTGGTGGTCAGATTTGGGGTCAAGTTGGTTCGATGACGGAGTGACCCCCAAATGTCTCTTAACGACTCAAAAATCCGCAACTTAAAACCATCCGCTAAACCCTTCAAAGTTTCTGATTCTCATGGTCTGTATCTGCTGGTTAATCCAGGCGGTTCACGTCTCTGGTATCTCAAATATCGCATCAATAGAAAAGAATCACGCCTCGGTTTAGGTGCCTATCCTAATGTTTCTCTGGCTGATGCTCGTCAACAGCGTGACGGTATCCGTAAATTGCTGGCGCAGAATATCAATCCAGCTCAACAGCGCTCTGCTGAAAGAACCACTTCCTCACCAGAGGAAACCTTCAAATCAGTGGCACTAAGCTGGCATAAAAGCAACAGAGCATGGTCAGAGAACCATGCCGCCCGTCTGCTTGCCAGCATGAATAACCATATCTTCCCTATAATTGGACACCTGCCGGTCACAGAACTGAAAACTCGCCACTTCATCGACCTGCTGAAAGGGATTGAGAAAAAAGGTCTGCTGGAAGTGGCAGCGCGTACCCGGCAGCATATGTGCAACATCATGCGTCATGCCGTGCATAAAGAGTTGATAGAACATAATCCGGCGGCCAATCTGGACGGTATTATCGCCCCGCCCGTTAAACGCCACTACCCTGCCCTTCCGCTGGAGAAACTACCGGAACTGTTAGCCCGCATTGAGGACTACAAGCAAGGACGAGAATTAACCCGCATGGCAGTCTCACTCACCCTGCACCTTTTCATCCGCTCCAGCGAATTGCGCTTCGCCCGCTGGTCTGAGATTGATTTCAGAAACCACATCTGGACGATTCCCGCCACCCGCGAAGCCATCCCCGGCGTGCGTTATTCCGGGCGTGGCGCGAAAATGCGCACGCCGCATATCGTTCCCCTCTCCCGTCAGGCCCTCGCTATTCTGAGACAGATACAGGAAATATCCGGGCATCAGGTGCTGGTATTCCCCGGTGATCACAATCCGTATAAGCCGATGTGTGAAAACACAGTCAACAAGGCACTGCGACTGATGGGTTATGACACGAAAGATGAAATCTGCGGTCATGGATTCCGGGCAATGGCCTGTAGCGCGCTGATGGAATCCGGCCTGTGGTCACAGGATGCGGTTGAGCGCCAGATGAGCCATCAGGAGCGCAACAGCGTGCGGGCGGCGTACATCCATAAAGCAGAATATCTCGATGCCCGACAAGCGATGATGCAATGGTGGTCGGATTATCTGGATATGTGCCGGAAAGCGTATGCCCCACCTTATATTTGTGGGAAGGAAATCAGTTGCACAATGGGATAACCCCTCTGACAAAATAAACCACAAAAATAGCCGTATCAGTCTGTACTGGTACGGCATTTTCTGGCTTCAATTCGGAGAAATTGTTAAGCCATTTTAAATGACTCTGAGGTGTCTGTTAAACCTGTGGCGATTCAGGGTCAACATCACTTCAGCTCTATTTTGAGAGTAAGGGGGCAGGCCCCCTTTCAAGGTGGGGGGTTAATACAATATAGCTGCGTGTTCCAGTAAAACCGTCAATTGAATGAATCACTTCCAGCAGGGCTTCAAGTGACTGAGTATTCTGGGTTCTGACTTTTAGCAGCATGGCACTATCACCTGCGACGGTGTGAATTTCCTCTACATCGGAAAGCGACTTTAAAGAGAGTATTGAGCGCGTTACAGCCCAACTCGATGTATCGACATGGATGAATGCCAGCAGCGGGCGCCCGATTTTGTTGCTGTCCAGCCTGGCCACTGTCCCTGTAATCACCCCTTCACTCTTAAGCCGTTTGACCCGCTCATGTACCGCCGGTGCTGAAAGGTGCAGTTGACGCCCAAGTTCCGAATAGCTTAGTGAGGCGTCTTCAGCCAGGATGGCTAATAATGTTCGGTCCTTCGCATCCAGTTTCGGCTGTTGAATCAGTTTTGTCTGAACGACATTCACATCTTTATCCATCTCAAAAAAACCTGTTGATAGACTAATTTTATAAGGTAATTATGAGAATACTTCTTATGAAATTCAAAAAAAAGTCATATGCAAAAGATTTATTTAGTTCCTCTGTTCCGGTCCTGTGTTGAGACAAACAGAATTAAAAACTCACTCTGCTTCAAATCAGGGTCAATAAAACGGAAAACGCCCGAGATTTTTGGCGACGACAAGGAAGAAATGCAACAACAGGACTGGAGTAGATGAGTATCACAGCACAGCAGTTAAGCTCCTTTCTGGTTCTGGCGATCGTTATGTCCGTCACCCCGGGACCAAACAACCTCATGGTCCTTTTTTCCAGCGTCCGCTTTGGAGCGCGTAAAACACTGGGTCACATCTCTGGCGCAAGTGCCGGAAGTGCACTCATGCTACTTTTAGTCGGCTTGGGACTGCATGAAATATTTACTTTATTCCCTTATATCCAGGTGTTCATGAAGTATAGCGGCGCAGCCTATATTCTTTATTTGTCCTGGAAGATTTTGGGAAGCACCGGTGAAATCAGGTCGGCAGACACATCACATCCAATGAGTTTTATCGGAGCCGCTTTTTTCCAGCTCATCAACCCGAAATCCTGGATTATGGCAAGTGTGGCAATATCCACATGTCTGCCCAGCGTGTTTTCATTCGAGGATATAGCGCTATACACCGTTCTTTTTGCTGCCGTGAG
This genomic interval from Pectobacterium aquaticum contains the following:
- the mtfA gene encoding DgsA anti-repressor MtfA, encoding MIKWPWKNTQPQVQTLEHWHAAISIPLLAPLSDEERQQLVALADQFLKQKRLIPLQELVLTDIMRQRIALLFSLPVLSLGMDALDGFHEVLIYPGPFIVEEEWQDDIGLVHKGKMVQSGQSWDQGPIVLNWQEVQDSFDLSGFNLIIHEVAHKLDIRSSGEATGVPLIPLREIAAWEQHLHGAMDAMQEEIDLVGEDAASMDPYAVHDPAECFAVLSEYFFSAPELLDARFSELYRCFQKFYQQDPLTRLKNWQSSTHYRAPSIY
- a CDS encoding tyrosine-type recombinase/integrase codes for the protein MSLNDSKIRNLKPSAKPFKVSDSHGLYLLVNPGGSRLWYLKYRINRKESRLGLGAYPNVSLADARQQRDGIRKLLAQNINPAQQRSAERTTSSPEETFKSVALSWHKSNRAWSENHAARLLASMNNHIFPIIGHLPVTELKTRHFIDLLKGIEKKGLLEVAARTRQHMCNIMRHAVHKELIEHNPAANLDGIIAPPVKRHYPALPLEKLPELLARIEDYKQGRELTRMAVSLTLHLFIRSSELRFARWSEIDFRNHIWTIPATREAIPGVRYSGRGAKMRTPHIVPLSRQALAILRQIQEISGHQVLVFPGDHNPYKPMCENTVNKALRLMGYDTKDEICGHGFRAMACSALMESGLWSQDAVERQMSHQERNSVRAAYIHKAEYLDARQAMMQWWSDYLDMCRKAYAPPYICGKEISCTMG
- a CDS encoding Lrp/AsnC family transcriptional regulator, whose translation is MDKDVNVVQTKLIQQPKLDAKDRTLLAILAEDASLSYSELGRQLHLSAPAVHERVKRLKSEGVITGTVARLDSNKIGRPLLAFIHVDTSSWAVTRSILSLKSLSDVEEIHTVAGDSAMLLKVRTQNTQSLEALLEVIHSIDGFTGTRSYIVLTPHLERGPAPLLSK
- a CDS encoding LysE family translocator translates to MSITAQQLSSFLVLAIVMSVTPGPNNLMVLFSSVRFGARKTLGHISGASAGSALMLLLVGLGLHEIFTLFPYIQVFMKYSGAAYILYLSWKILGSTGEIRSADTSHPMSFIGAAFFQLINPKSWIMASVAISTCLPSVFSFEDIALYTVLFAAVSFPCVGIWAWFGAMIKHYLTDARLVRRFNQSCAGILALSALSMTLF